One part of the Mariniblastus fucicola genome encodes these proteins:
- the nadC gene encoding carboxylating nicotinate-nucleotide diphosphorylase, producing MIVSELSKETIEDALKLIESSLTEDTGSSDLETGIDCTTDSIVPHDSKASAAFVSRESGVVCGVEVAKLVAEKFAPRVELVVSVADGDVVEPKQTIATMKGPAHDILTIERTCLNFMCRLSGISTLTHSFVDRVAGTKAQVLDTRKTTPGWRRLEKYAVACGGGTNHRMGLYDAVMLKDNHLAFFRSQVENDIDVIPQALSQSRKWILDNASRLPNGDNTILQLEVDTIEQFKIAIAASNSTQPDIVLLDNMSTEQLATAVKIRDERCPNVLLEASGGVNLDTISGIAATGVDRISVGALTHSALNFDIGLDWISRG from the coding sequence ATGATTGTGTCTGAGCTATCGAAGGAAACGATTGAAGATGCGTTGAAGCTGATCGAGTCCTCGTTGACGGAGGACACCGGTTCGTCTGATCTGGAAACCGGCATCGACTGCACGACCGACTCAATTGTGCCTCACGATTCAAAGGCGTCGGCGGCGTTTGTCAGTCGTGAGTCTGGCGTTGTTTGCGGCGTCGAGGTCGCGAAACTGGTCGCTGAAAAATTTGCACCGCGCGTTGAGCTGGTCGTCTCTGTTGCTGACGGTGACGTCGTGGAGCCGAAACAGACCATTGCAACGATGAAGGGCCCGGCCCACGACATCCTGACGATTGAACGTACTTGCTTGAACTTCATGTGCCGGCTTTCCGGAATCAGCACGCTGACCCATTCATTCGTGGACCGCGTCGCGGGAACGAAGGCTCAGGTTTTGGATACACGCAAGACGACACCCGGATGGCGACGACTCGAGAAGTACGCTGTCGCGTGCGGAGGCGGGACGAACCATCGCATGGGACTGTACGATGCCGTCATGTTGAAAGACAACCATCTGGCGTTCTTTCGGTCTCAGGTTGAAAACGATATCGACGTGATCCCTCAAGCACTTTCGCAGTCGAGGAAGTGGATTTTGGATAACGCATCACGACTGCCCAATGGCGACAATACAATTCTTCAATTGGAAGTCGACACGATTGAACAGTTTAAGATCGCGATCGCGGCATCCAATTCGACACAGCCCGACATCGTGCTGTTGGACAACATGTCGACCGAGCAACTGGCGACTGCAGTGAAAATTCGCGACGAACGTTGCCCGAACGTCCTGTTGGAAGCCAGCGGCGGCGTGAATCTTGACACGATTTCCGGCATTGCGGCAACGGGAGTGGATCGAATTAGTGTAGGAGCGTTGACGCATTCGGCACTCAATTTCGATATCGGCCTCGACTGGATCAGCCGCGGCTAG
- a CDS encoding arsenate reductase ArsC, whose translation MNFVFTTTSRKRALSENKKRVLILCTGNSCRSQMAEVIWNDLGEGRWEAFSAGSDPSGYVHPMAIELLKEFELPTEGLTSKSITEFDGQEFDLVVTVCDNAKTACPVFPGASRVLHWPFEDPNDAEGSDEDKMKVFRSVADLIRGRIGAYLAKLKDDDCV comes from the coding sequence GAGCATTGTCCGAGAACAAGAAAAGAGTCCTCATCCTGTGCACAGGGAATTCCTGTCGCTCCCAAATGGCTGAAGTGATCTGGAACGACCTTGGCGAAGGACGCTGGGAAGCGTTTTCTGCTGGTTCCGATCCGTCGGGCTACGTCCATCCGATGGCGATTGAACTGCTGAAGGAATTCGAGCTGCCAACCGAAGGCTTGACCAGTAAATCGATCACCGAGTTTGATGGTCAGGAGTTTGACCTGGTCGTGACGGTTTGCGACAACGCAAAAACCGCCTGTCCGGTTTTTCCGGGCGCGAGCCGCGTCTTGCATTGGCCGTTCGAAGACCCGAACGACGCCGAAGGTAGCGATGAAGACAAGATGAAAGTTTTTCGCAGCGTTGCAGACCTGATCCGCGGTCGCATCGGCGCCTATCTGGCAAAACTGAAAGACGATGATTGTGTCTGA